The DNA region CGGGCGCCTTCTATGCCGGCGAGGCGGCCAAGGTGCGTTACCTGCACGACGCCTCCAAGCCGCTGCGGAAGCGCGCCTGCAAGATCTGCGGCGAGGACTGCCCGGTCTGGGGCGGCTTCCACCCCGATCCGGATGCACCTCTGCATGCGCAGATCGCGGACCGCACCGGAGCCACGCTCGTCATCGATTCCACCAAGCGGCCCGACTGGATCGAGGCCCGGGCCGGCGAAGCGCGGGCCGCGGGCGGCAGGGCCGGGCTGATCTTCCTCAAGCGCGACGGGCGCGCGGTGATCAACTCGCGCATCCGCAAATATCCCGGTCGCGACCCGGCCGCGCAGATCGGCCAGTGGATCGACCAGATGGCGCAGGCCGAAGCCCTGTTCGCCCGCTTCGAGGGTCCAAAGCTGGCCGTCCGCTACGAGGCGTTCGCGACCGACCCCGAGGCCGAGGTGCGCCGGATCTGCGCCGCGCTCGGCCTGGCCTTCGATCCGTCCATGCTCGACTACGAGGCACGGGCCCACCATCCGCTCGGCGGAAATTCGGGAACCCAGTTCGTCGCCGCGCGGGCCGCGAGCCCGGCCGTCGAACTCGGCGCGTCGCGGCGCGCGTATTACGCCGGCCATCCCGGCGGCATACGCCTCGACCAGCGCTGGACGCAGGAACTCTCCCGCGCGCACCGCGCGCTATTCGAAACCCTGGCCGGCGAAATCAACGCGGCCTACAGATGGGACCTCGTTGAGTCGTGACCAAGATCGACCTTGTCTTCCGCCAGATCGACGAGCGCACGCGCGATGTCGCGCTCGAACTCGCCAAGCGCCACATCCGGCCGGACCGCATCTACGTCATCGACGACGTGCGCCCGTTCACCGAGTGCGTGAACCAGATGCTGAAGATCGACCACGACTGCGACTACGTGGTCTATCTCGACGCCGACTGCCTCGTGCTCGAGGACATGCGCGGCTTCATCGAGAACTGCGATTCCGCCTATGTCGACGCCTATGTCAGCGACCGCTTCCGCGGGCGCATCCATTGCGGCGTCCACATCACGCGCATCGACCTGGTGCGCGCCATGGCGGCGATCACCCCGCCCATCGGCGACATGAAATACGTCCTGCGCCCGGAATCGCGGCTGAGAAATCTCGCCATGAAGCCGCTGAGGATGAGCAAGCAGTTCCGCAATTTCGACATCCTGCACGACTACTTCCAGTACAATCGCCACATCTTCCAGAAGTACGCGCTGCGCGAGCTCCGCAGCCGCACCCGGGTCCAGCTGCACCGGCTGTCCTCGGCGATGCGGCGCTGGCCGGAGCCGGACGGGCGCGCGGAGAGCCACGATTACGAGATCGCCCAGCGCGCGATCGAGTATACCCGCGAGCGCATGCCCAAATCGGCGAGCGCGGCGGAGGTGCACGACTTCATCGCCAGCCTGCCGGCCCACGCCGATGCGGAGCTCGCCCGCATGGGGCTCGGCGAGAAGCCGCAATTCACCATGGCCGATCTCGACGCCTGGCTCGCGAGGAACGAGCACCGGCCGTATTTCGGCAACGAGACCACCCAGTCGAAGATCTTCGGCATCGGCCTGTCGCGCACCGGCACGCGCTCGCTGACCAGCGCGCTGCAGATCCTGGGCTTCGACTGCGCGCACTATCCCATCGACGAGGACACCTATACCGAGCTGTCCAACGGGCAGTACGACCTCACCCTGCTGCGCGACCATGACGGGCTCACCGACATCACCACCGTGCCCTTCTACCGCCAGTTCGACCGGCTCTATCCGGGCAGCAAGTTCATCCTGACGGTGCGCGAGAGGGAGAGCTGGCTGCGCTCGTGCCAGAACCACTGGTTCAACCGGCCCGCCTTCAAGCAGGCCGAGGATCCCGACGACGAGGTCCACCTGCTGATGCGCCAGTTCCTGCGCGCGGCGGTGTATGGCTGCTACAATTTCGTTCCCGAGCGCTTCGTGGAGGTCTATGACGAGCACGTGCGCCAGGTCCGCGAATACTTCAGGGACCGGCCCGGCGACCTGCTCGAGATCGACATCTGCAGCGGGGAAGGCTTCGCGAAGCTCGCCCCCTTCCTCGGCCGCGCGATGCCCGTCGAGCCCTTCCCGCACAAGGGCGCGCTGCTGACCCAGAAGGTGGATGCTGCCAGGAGCGCGAAGGCCGTCGCGGAATGAGGCCGGTGCGCCGGGAGGCGCCATGAGCGAGGCGGAAAGCGAGTTCGCAGACATCTCATTGCCCGGACCGGGGCGCACCGCACGCCATGCCGGGCGCGTGATCGCGCTCGCCGTGCGCACCGCGCCCGGGCTGATGGCCCTGATCGCGGCGCTCTCGCTGTTCGCCGCGCTCGCCCCGGCCGCGATCGCCTGGCTCGGCAAGCTGGTCATCGACACGGTGCTCGCGGCCATCGAAAGCGGGGCGGCCGCCGACCGCAATGCAGCGATCTTCTACGTCGTGGCCGAAGCCGGGCTGGTGGCCTCCCTGCTCGCCGTGCGCCGGCTGACGACCTTCTACAAGCGCGCCCTGCACGCCCGGCTCGGCCACGCGGTCAACCGGCTGATCTTCGCCAAGAGCCTGCGCCTCGATCTCCAGACGCTGGAGGAGGCGAGCGTGCAGCAGCAGATCCTGCTCGCGCGACAGCACGCCGCGGCGCGGCCCTACGGGCTCGTCATCCGCATCATCGAGTTCGCCCAGTTCGCCGTGACGCTGATCAGCCTCGCCGCGCTGCTGGCGACCTTCTCCCCGCTGGCGGTCCTGCTGATCGTGCTCGGCGGCCTGCCGCTCTTCCTCAACGAGCTCGGTTTTTCCGGGGCCATGTTCCGGCTCTATACCGGGCGCACGCCGGAAGTGCGCCAGCGCAACTATCTCGAAGGGCTGATGATCTCCGACGCCGCCGCGCCCGAGCGCATCCATGCCGGCGCCGACCCGGCGATCGAGGCGCGCTACGAGGGCCTGTTCTCGCGCATCCACGACGAGGACCGCAGACGCCATCACCGCCATGCCTGGCTCGGCGTCGCGCTGATCGCGGTGAGCTCGGCGGTGTTCATCGCCGGCAAGGTCTGGATCGTGCTCGTCACCCTCGCCGGGGCGATCACGCTCGGGGCGATGACGATGTACATCGCCGCCCTCAAGCAGGGCCAGAACGCGGTGACCTCGCTGCTGGCGAGCCTGAATGGCGGCTACGAGGACCTGCTCTACGTCTCCAATCTCTACGCCCTGCTCGAGATCGGCGAGGGACGCGCGCGCGGCACGGCGCGCGAGGGCCCCGTGCCCGGCGACGGCTACCGGCTGGAAGGGGTGGGCTTCCGTTATGACGGCGGCAACCGCCCGGCGCTGAAGGACATTACGCTGCACATCCCGGAAGGCCACCGGCTCGGCATCGCCGGCGCGAACGGGTCGGGCAAGTCGACGCTCGTCAAGCTCCTGACCGGGCTCTACCTGCCGAGCGAGGGCCGCATCACGCTCGACGGGCTCGACCTCGCCGACTGGGCGCCCGAGGCGCTGTTCGAGCGTACCGCGGTGCTGTTCCAGCCCTATCAGCGCTACCGGCTCACCGCCGGGGAGAACATCGCCATGGGCAGGGGGCTGAGGGTCACCGACCGGCGCGCGCTCCTGGATGCCGCCGAGCTGGGGCTCGCCAGGAGCGTGCTCGACGACCTGCCCGAGGGCCTCGACACCCGGCTCTCGCGCCAGTTCCTGGACGGGCGGGAACTCTCCGGCGGCCAGTGGCAGCGCCTCGCCCTGTCGCGGGCCATGCTGCGCACCGACGCGAAGACGCTCATCCTGGACGAGCCGACCTCCGCCCTCGACCCGGCCGGCGAGGCGGAGTTCATCGAGACCGCCGCGAAGTCCGACCGCACGGTCATCCTCATCAGCCACCGCCTCGCCAACCTGAAGGGCAGCGACACCATCCTCGTGCTCGACAAGGGCCGCATCGCCGAGCAGGGCACGCACGAGACCCTGATGGCCCGTGGCGGGATGTACCGGGACATGTTCGAGAAGCAGGCGGGGTTCTACGAGCGGGCGAAGGCGGGCGCGGGGTAGCGCCCTACTCCGCCGCGCTCTTCTCGCGCGCCTCGCGTTCGGCCTTCATCCTGGCGGCCTTGTCCTCGACGGCCTCGACGATGCGCTCGATCATGGTCTCGTTGGTGACCTTCTCGTCGGCCTTGCCGGCGAAGTAGAGCATGCCCGCGCCCTTGCCCCCGCCGGTGAAGCCCAGATCGGTATAGGCCGCCTCGCCGGGGCCGTTGACGACGCAGCCGATGATGGAGAGCGAGATCGGTTCTGAGATGTGTTCGAGGCGCCGTTCCAGCGTCTCGACCGTCTTGATGACGTCGAAGCCCTGGCGCGCGCAGGAGGGGCAGGCGATGATGTTCACGCCGCGCGTCCTGAGGCCGAGGCTTTTCAGGATGTCGTAGCCGACCTTGATCTCCTCCACCGGATCGGCCGACAGCGAGACGCGGATCGTGTCGCCGATCCCGGCCCACAACAGATTGCCGATCCCGATCGCCGACTTCACCCCGCCGGTGCGAAGCCCGCCGGCCTCGGTGACGCCGAGATGGAGCGGAGCGTCGGTGGCCTCGGCAAGCGCCTGGTAGGCGGCCACGGTCAGGAAGACGTCGCTCGCCTTCACCGAGATCTTGTATTCGCGGAAATCGAGGTCTTCCAGGATGCGCGCATGGTCGAGCGCGCTTTCCACCATCGCCTCGGGACAAGGCTCGCCGTACTTCTCCAGGAGGTGGCGTTCGAGCGAGCCGGCATTGACCCCGATGCGGATCGAGCAGCCATTGTCGCGCGCCGCCGAGACGACCTCCCTCACCCGCTCCATCGAGCCGATATTGCCCGGATTGATGCGCAGGCACGCGGCACCGGCCTCGGCGGCCTCGATGCCGCGCTTGTAGTGGAAATGGATGTCGGCGACGAGCGGGACGCGGGACTCCCTCGCGATCGTCCTGAAGGCGG from Marinicauda algicola includes:
- a CDS encoding sulfotransferase family protein; this translates as MDSLFICGAGHSGSTLLGMVLGGAPGAFYAGEAAKVRYLHDASKPLRKRACKICGEDCPVWGGFHPDPDAPLHAQIADRTGATLVIDSTKRPDWIEARAGEARAAGGRAGLIFLKRDGRAVINSRIRKYPGRDPAAQIGQWIDQMAQAEALFARFEGPKLAVRYEAFATDPEAEVRRICAALGLAFDPSMLDYEARAHHPLGGNSGTQFVAARAASPAVELGASRRAYYAGHPGGIRLDQRWTQELSRAHRALFETLAGEINAAYRWDLVES
- a CDS encoding ABC transporter ATP-binding protein codes for the protein MSEAESEFADISLPGPGRTARHAGRVIALAVRTAPGLMALIAALSLFAALAPAAIAWLGKLVIDTVLAAIESGAAADRNAAIFYVVAEAGLVASLLAVRRLTTFYKRALHARLGHAVNRLIFAKSLRLDLQTLEEASVQQQILLARQHAAARPYGLVIRIIEFAQFAVTLISLAALLATFSPLAVLLIVLGGLPLFLNELGFSGAMFRLYTGRTPEVRQRNYLEGLMISDAAAPERIHAGADPAIEARYEGLFSRIHDEDRRRHHRHAWLGVALIAVSSAVFIAGKVWIVLVTLAGAITLGAMTMYIAALKQGQNAVTSLLASLNGGYEDLLYVSNLYALLEIGEGRARGTAREGPVPGDGYRLEGVGFRYDGGNRPALKDITLHIPEGHRLGIAGANGSGKSTLVKLLTGLYLPSEGRITLDGLDLADWAPEALFERTAVLFQPYQRYRLTAGENIAMGRGLRVTDRRALLDAAELGLARSVLDDLPEGLDTRLSRQFLDGRELSGGQWQRLALSRAMLRTDAKTLILDEPTSALDPAGEAEFIETAAKSDRTVILISHRLANLKGSDTILVLDKGRIAEQGTHETLMARGGMYRDMFEKQAGFYERAKAGAG
- the ispG gene encoding flavodoxin-dependent (E)-4-hydroxy-3-methylbut-2-enyl-diphosphate synthase, with translation MAVEAHTKVRPWRMIDRRVSRKIRVGSVEVGGDAPISVQSMTNTPTSDAAATIEQIRQLEAAGADIVRVSCPDTDSTAAFRTIARESRVPLVADIHFHYKRGIEAAEAGAACLRINPGNIGSMERVREVVSAARDNGCSIRIGVNAGSLERHLLEKYGEPCPEAMVESALDHARILEDLDFREYKISVKASDVFLTVAAYQALAEATDAPLHLGVTEAGGLRTGGVKSAIGIGNLLWAGIGDTIRVSLSADPVEEIKVGYDILKSLGLRTRGVNIIACPSCARQGFDVIKTVETLERRLEHISEPISLSIIGCVVNGPGEAAYTDLGFTGGGKGAGMLYFAGKADEKVTNETMIERIVEAVEDKAARMKAEREAREKSAAE
- a CDS encoding sulfotransferase family protein; this translates as MTKIDLVFRQIDERTRDVALELAKRHIRPDRIYVIDDVRPFTECVNQMLKIDHDCDYVVYLDADCLVLEDMRGFIENCDSAYVDAYVSDRFRGRIHCGVHITRIDLVRAMAAITPPIGDMKYVLRPESRLRNLAMKPLRMSKQFRNFDILHDYFQYNRHIFQKYALRELRSRTRVQLHRLSSAMRRWPEPDGRAESHDYEIAQRAIEYTRERMPKSASAAEVHDFIASLPAHADAELARMGLGEKPQFTMADLDAWLARNEHRPYFGNETTQSKIFGIGLSRTGTRSLTSALQILGFDCAHYPIDEDTYTELSNGQYDLTLLRDHDGLTDITTVPFYRQFDRLYPGSKFILTVRERESWLRSCQNHWFNRPAFKQAEDPDDEVHLLMRQFLRAAVYGCYNFVPERFVEVYDEHVRQVREYFRDRPGDLLEIDICSGEGFAKLAPFLGRAMPVEPFPHKGALLTQKVDAARSAKAVAE